A single window of Mangifera indica cultivar Alphonso chromosome 18, CATAS_Mindica_2.1, whole genome shotgun sequence DNA harbors:
- the LOC123201406 gene encoding soluble inorganic pyrophosphatase 4-like isoform X1, with translation MADMGPPIETPTKTPISQPLPHPPLNERILSSMTRRSVAAHPWHDLEIGPGAPKIFNCVIEISKGSKVKYELDKKTGLIKVDRVLYSSVVYPHNYGFIPRTLCEDNDPLDVLIIMQEPVLPGCFLRAKAIGVMPMIDQGEKDDKIIAVCADDPEYRHYNDIKDLPPHRLAEIRCFFEDYKKNENKEVAVDEFLPATTAFDVIQHSMNLYADYIVESLRR, from the exons ATGGCAGATATGGGCCCTCCAATTGAAACTCCAACCAAGACTCCAATCTCTCAACCTTTACCACATCCTCCTCTGAATGAAAGGATTCTCTCTTCAATGACTAGAAGGTCTGTGGCTGCACACCCTTGGCATGATCTTGAGATAG GTCCTGGAGCTCCAAAAATTTTCAACTGT GTGATTGAAATAAGCAAAGGGAGCAAGGTGAAATACGAACTTGACAAGAAAACTGGCCTGATCAAG GTTGATCGTGTGCTTTACTCCTCAGTTGTTTATCCCCACAACTATGGTTTTATTCCTCGTACCCTTTGTGAAGACAATGATCCCTTGGATGTGCTGATCATTATGCAG GAACCAGTTCTTCCAGGATGCTTTCTTCGTGCTAAAGCCATTGGTGTGATGCCTATGATTGACCAG GGTGAGAAAGATGACAAGATAATTGCTGTGTGTGCCGATGATCCAGAGTACAGGCATTACAATGATATCAAGGATCTTCCACCTCATCGATTGGCTGAGATCCGCTGCTTCTTTGAAGATT acaagaaaaatgagaataaggAAGTTGCAGTTGATGAATTTCTTCCAGCAACTACTGCTTTTGACGTAATTCAGCATTCCAT GAATCTTTACGCAGACTACATTGTGGAGAGCTTGAGGCGGTAA
- the LOC123201406 gene encoding soluble inorganic pyrophosphatase 4-like isoform X2, with protein sequence MGPPIETPTKTPISQPLPHPPLNERILSSMTRRSVAAHPWHDLEIGPGAPKIFNCVIEISKGSKVKYELDKKTGLIKVDRVLYSSVVYPHNYGFIPRTLCEDNDPLDVLIIMQEPVLPGCFLRAKAIGVMPMIDQGEKDDKIIAVCADDPEYRHYNDIKDLPPHRLAEIRCFFEDYKKNENKEVAVDEFLPATTAFDVIQHSMNLYADYIVESLRR encoded by the exons ATGGGCCCTCCAATTGAAACTCCAACCAAGACTCCAATCTCTCAACCTTTACCACATCCTCCTCTGAATGAAAGGATTCTCTCTTCAATGACTAGAAGGTCTGTGGCTGCACACCCTTGGCATGATCTTGAGATAG GTCCTGGAGCTCCAAAAATTTTCAACTGT GTGATTGAAATAAGCAAAGGGAGCAAGGTGAAATACGAACTTGACAAGAAAACTGGCCTGATCAAG GTTGATCGTGTGCTTTACTCCTCAGTTGTTTATCCCCACAACTATGGTTTTATTCCTCGTACCCTTTGTGAAGACAATGATCCCTTGGATGTGCTGATCATTATGCAG GAACCAGTTCTTCCAGGATGCTTTCTTCGTGCTAAAGCCATTGGTGTGATGCCTATGATTGACCAG GGTGAGAAAGATGACAAGATAATTGCTGTGTGTGCCGATGATCCAGAGTACAGGCATTACAATGATATCAAGGATCTTCCACCTCATCGATTGGCTGAGATCCGCTGCTTCTTTGAAGATT acaagaaaaatgagaataaggAAGTTGCAGTTGATGAATTTCTTCCAGCAACTACTGCTTTTGACGTAATTCAGCATTCCAT GAATCTTTACGCAGACTACATTGTGGAGAGCTTGAGGCGGTAA
- the LOC123202421 gene encoding uncharacterized protein LOC123202421 isoform X3 encodes MSSFTNNTSNFDNLLLQTLMGRRQIRPPNGNFSSPFLSQQSLEDLLFDAANLPDSTSDDDSDKTQLSKEESKLEKEIIKIILSGKIDSLRPNSGQAVTIGEHHICVGFHEEIGSDYRVWEWHGHIMLFDDENGYSPEYIYGNYFERLQGKVTRDTDIVEKEKEEEEEEEEEVRNLGLRELIDNTDTKAGRILHRNLNRSSSR; translated from the exons atgagctCCTTCACTAACAACACCAGCAACTTTGATAATCTCCTGCTTCAGACCTTGATGGGTCGCCGTCAAATCAGGCCACCAAACGGCAACTTTTCCAGTCCTTTCCTCTCTCAACAGTCCCTCGAGGACCTCCTATTTGACGCGGCGAATCTCCCAGATTCGACATCCGATGATGACTCAGACAAAACCCAACTCTCCAAAGAAGAATCCAAGCTCGAAAAAGAGATAATCAAGATCATCCTATCCGGAAAGATTGATTCTCTTAGGCCAAACTCGGGCCAAGCTGTTACGATTGGGGAACACCACATCTGTGTCGGATTTCACGAGGAAATAGGCTCGGATTATCGGGTATGGGAGTGGCACGGGCATATCATGCTTTTCGACGATGAGAATGGGTACTCACCTGAGTATATTTATGGGAATTATTTTGAGAGGTTGCAGGGGAAAGTGACTCGTGACACTGACATTGttgaaaaggagaaagaagaagaagaagaagaggaagaagaagtaAGGAATTTGGGATTGAGAGAACTGATTGATAATACCGATACTAAAGCAGGTCGGATCCTTCATCGAAACTTGAATAGGAGTTCTTCAAG ATGA
- the LOC123202421 gene encoding uncharacterized protein LOC123202421 isoform X2: MSSFTNNTSNFDNLLLQTLMGRRQIRPPNGNFSSPFLSQQSLEDLLFDAANLPDSTSDDDSDKTQLSKEESKLEKEIIKIILSGKIDSLRPNSGQAVTIGEHHICVGFHEEIGSDYRVWEWHGHIMLFDDENGYSPEYIYGNYFERLQGKVTRDTDIVEKEKEEEEEEEEEVRNLGLRELIDNTDTKAGRILHRNLNRSSSRV; the protein is encoded by the exons atgagctCCTTCACTAACAACACCAGCAACTTTGATAATCTCCTGCTTCAGACCTTGATGGGTCGCCGTCAAATCAGGCCACCAAACGGCAACTTTTCCAGTCCTTTCCTCTCTCAACAGTCCCTCGAGGACCTCCTATTTGACGCGGCGAATCTCCCAGATTCGACATCCGATGATGACTCAGACAAAACCCAACTCTCCAAAGAAGAATCCAAGCTCGAAAAAGAGATAATCAAGATCATCCTATCCGGAAAGATTGATTCTCTTAGGCCAAACTCGGGCCAAGCTGTTACGATTGGGGAACACCACATCTGTGTCGGATTTCACGAGGAAATAGGCTCGGATTATCGGGTATGGGAGTGGCACGGGCATATCATGCTTTTCGACGATGAGAATGGGTACTCACCTGAGTATATTTATGGGAATTATTTTGAGAGGTTGCAGGGGAAAGTGACTCGTGACACTGACATTGttgaaaaggagaaagaagaagaagaagaagaggaagaagaagtaAGGAATTTGGGATTGAGAGAACTGATTGATAATACCGATACTAAAGCAGGTCGGATCCTTCATCGAAACTTGAATAGGAGTTCTTCAAG GGTTTAA
- the LOC123202421 gene encoding uncharacterized protein LOC123202421 isoform X1: protein MSSFTNNTSNFDNLLLQTLMGRRQIRPPNGNFSSPFLSQQSLEDLLFDAANLPDSTSDDDSDKTQLSKEESKLEKEIIKIILSGKIDSLRPNSGQAVTIGEHHICVGFHEEIGSDYRVWEWHGHIMLFDDENGYSPEYIYGNYFERLQGKVTRDTDIVEKEKEEEEEEEEEVRNLGLRELIDNTDTKAGRILHRNLNRSSSRS, encoded by the exons atgagctCCTTCACTAACAACACCAGCAACTTTGATAATCTCCTGCTTCAGACCTTGATGGGTCGCCGTCAAATCAGGCCACCAAACGGCAACTTTTCCAGTCCTTTCCTCTCTCAACAGTCCCTCGAGGACCTCCTATTTGACGCGGCGAATCTCCCAGATTCGACATCCGATGATGACTCAGACAAAACCCAACTCTCCAAAGAAGAATCCAAGCTCGAAAAAGAGATAATCAAGATCATCCTATCCGGAAAGATTGATTCTCTTAGGCCAAACTCGGGCCAAGCTGTTACGATTGGGGAACACCACATCTGTGTCGGATTTCACGAGGAAATAGGCTCGGATTATCGGGTATGGGAGTGGCACGGGCATATCATGCTTTTCGACGATGAGAATGGGTACTCACCTGAGTATATTTATGGGAATTATTTTGAGAGGTTGCAGGGGAAAGTGACTCGTGACACTGACATTGttgaaaaggagaaagaagaagaagaagaagaggaagaagaagtaAGGAATTTGGGATTGAGAGAACTGATTGATAATACCGATACTAAAGCAGGTCGGATCCTTCATCGAAACTTGAATAGGAGTTCTTCAAG GTCTTAG
- the LOC123201512 gene encoding histone H2B: MAPKAEKKPAEKKPVAEKAPAAAEKRPKAEKKIAKESGDKKKKRTKKSTETYKIYIFKVLKQVHPDIGISSKAMGIMNSFINDIFEKLAQEASRLARYNKKPTITSREIQTAVRLVLPGELAKHAVSEGTKAVTKFTSS, translated from the coding sequence ATGGCGCCGAAGGCCGAGAAGAAACCCGCCGAGAAAAAGCCCGTCGCCGAGAAGGCCCCAGCCGCCGCCGAAAAGAGGCCGAAAGCCGAGAAGAAAATCGCCAAAGAGAGTGGcgataaaaagaagaagaggaccAAGAAGAGCACCGAGACCTACAAGATCTACATTTTCAAGGTGCTCAAACAGGTTCATCCTGATATCGGAATCTCAAGCAAGGCCATGGGTATTATGAACAGTTTTATCAACGATATATTCGAGAAATTGGCGCAAGAAGCGTCTCGTCTCGCGAGATACAACAAGAAACCCACCATTACATCTCGGGAGATCCAGACGGCCGTGAGATTGGTCTTGCCTGGTGAGCTGGCCAAGCACGCCGTCTCAGAGGGCACCAAGGCCGTGACGAAGTTTACAAGTTCTTAA
- the LOC123201449 gene encoding histone H2A, with product MESSGKIKKGAGGRKGGGPKKKPVSRSVKAGLQFPVGRIGRYLKKGRYSQRVGTGAPVYLAAVLEYLAAEVLELAGNAARDNKKNRIIPRHVLLAVRNDEELGKLLAGVTIAHGGVLPNINPVLLPKKSEKVATKEPKSPSKATKSPRKA from the exons ATGGAATCATcgggaaaaataaagaaaggagCTGGAGGAAGAAAAGGAGGCGGTCCAAAGAAGAAGCCGGTGTCCCGGTCCGTTAAAGCCGGTCTACAGTTTCCGGTCGGCAGGATCGGTCGCTACCTGAAGAAGGGACGCTACTCTCAGCGCGTGGGAACTGGTGCTCCGGTTTACCTTGCCGCTGTGCTCGAGTACCTTGCTGCTGAG GTTCTTGAGTTGGCTGGTAATGCGGCTAGAGATAACAAGAAGAACAGAATCATACCTAGGCATGTTCTTCTGGCTGTACGGAATGACGAGGAGCTTGGGAAGCTTCTTGCTGGCGTGACCATTGCTCATGGTGGTGTGTTGCCGAATATTAACCCAGTTCTTCTGCCGAAAAAATCCGAGAAAGTAGCAACCAAGGAGCCGAAATCTCCATCCAAAGCTACCAAGTCCCCAAGGAAGGCTTAG
- the LOC123201806 gene encoding RING-H2 finger protein ATL33-like isoform X3 — protein MASAPTNTFLTEFPNPPPFPASPRSVDFSPLEFILALLAIITIPALIYAFLFSLKCPPRQFRRRRNYLQRSDSTRSTTTTTADDDAVKASETEVVVGVKNEKDTHVTGIGTECPVCLSVLADGDEIKQLSACKHSFHASCIDKWLKSQSNCPICRASVPDKRPNASASSTRDGEDLQQDSAPQV, from the exons ATGGCTTCCGCGCCTACCAATACATTTCTCACTGAATTCCCTAACCCTCCGCCCTTCCCTGCCTCGCCTCGCTCTGTAGACTTCTCGCCACTCGAATTCATTCTCGCGCTCTTGGCGATCATCACAATTCCCGCTTTGATCTATGCTTTCCTTTTTTCGTTGAAGTGTCCTCCCAGGCAGTTTAGACGGCGTCGTAATTACCTCCAGAGATCTGATAGTACTCGTAGCACCACTACTACTACGGCCGATGATGACGCCGTTAAAGCAAGTGAGACGGAGGTCGTCGTCGGCGTTAAGAACGAAAAAGATACTCACGTTACAGGTATTGGAACCGAATGTCCAGTTTGTTTGTCTGTTCTTGCTGATGGAGATGAAATTAAACAGCTGAGCGCGTGTAAGCACTCGTTTCATGCTTCTTGCATTGACAAGTGGTTGAAATCTCAGTCTAATTGTCCAATTTGTCGCGCTTCAGTTCCCGATAAGCGTCCTAATGCCAGCGCCTCCTCCACCAGAGATGGCGAAGATCTCCAACAAG ACTCAGCACCCCAAGTTTAA
- the LOC123201806 gene encoding RING-H2 finger protein ATL33-like isoform X2 gives MASAPTNTFLTEFPNPPPFPASPRSVDFSPLEFILALLAIITIPALIYAFLFSLKCPPRQFRRRRNYLQRSDSTRSTTTTTADDDAVKASETEVVVGVKNEKDTHVTGIGTECPVCLSVLADGDEIKQLSACKHSFHASCIDKWLKSQSNCPICRASVPDKRPNASASSTRDGEDLQQDDLDGPS, from the exons ATGGCTTCCGCGCCTACCAATACATTTCTCACTGAATTCCCTAACCCTCCGCCCTTCCCTGCCTCGCCTCGCTCTGTAGACTTCTCGCCACTCGAATTCATTCTCGCGCTCTTGGCGATCATCACAATTCCCGCTTTGATCTATGCTTTCCTTTTTTCGTTGAAGTGTCCTCCCAGGCAGTTTAGACGGCGTCGTAATTACCTCCAGAGATCTGATAGTACTCGTAGCACCACTACTACTACGGCCGATGATGACGCCGTTAAAGCAAGTGAGACGGAGGTCGTCGTCGGCGTTAAGAACGAAAAAGATACTCACGTTACAGGTATTGGAACCGAATGTCCAGTTTGTTTGTCTGTTCTTGCTGATGGAGATGAAATTAAACAGCTGAGCGCGTGTAAGCACTCGTTTCATGCTTCTTGCATTGACAAGTGGTTGAAATCTCAGTCTAATTGTCCAATTTGTCGCGCTTCAGTTCCCGATAAGCGTCCTAATGCCAGCGCCTCCTCCACCAGAGATGGCGAAGATCTCCAACAAG ATGATTTAGATGGGCCATCTTGA
- the LOC123201806 gene encoding RING-H2 finger protein ATL33-like isoform X1 — MASAPTNTFLTEFPNPPPFPASPRSVDFSPLEFILALLAIITIPALIYAFLFSLKCPPRQFRRRRNYLQRSDSTRSTTTTTADDDAVKASETEVVVGVKNEKDTHVTGIGTECPVCLSVLADGDEIKQLSACKHSFHASCIDKWLKSQSNCPICRASVPDKRPNASASSTRDGEDLQQGLPDAASLV; from the coding sequence ATGGCTTCCGCGCCTACCAATACATTTCTCACTGAATTCCCTAACCCTCCGCCCTTCCCTGCCTCGCCTCGCTCTGTAGACTTCTCGCCACTCGAATTCATTCTCGCGCTCTTGGCGATCATCACAATTCCCGCTTTGATCTATGCTTTCCTTTTTTCGTTGAAGTGTCCTCCCAGGCAGTTTAGACGGCGTCGTAATTACCTCCAGAGATCTGATAGTACTCGTAGCACCACTACTACTACGGCCGATGATGACGCCGTTAAAGCAAGTGAGACGGAGGTCGTCGTCGGCGTTAAGAACGAAAAAGATACTCACGTTACAGGTATTGGAACCGAATGTCCAGTTTGTTTGTCTGTTCTTGCTGATGGAGATGAAATTAAACAGCTGAGCGCGTGTAAGCACTCGTTTCATGCTTCTTGCATTGACAAGTGGTTGAAATCTCAGTCTAATTGTCCAATTTGTCGCGCTTCAGTTCCCGATAAGCGTCCTAATGCCAGCGCCTCCTCCACCAGAGATGGCGAAGATCTCCAACAAGGTTTGCCTGACGCTGCCAGTTTGGTTTGA
- the LOC123202473 gene encoding RING-H2 finger protein ATL1-like, translating into MDGNYRGKFEMHPVLIGLLGIIAGAMMVATYQCISFGCCYYYRRAQNQQNTNQSRQNHQQERPTVTSRSAIRLMPVVKYSKECNEETCCVCLCEFKEGEQIRVLPECFHLFHVVCIDMWLSSHSNCPLCRADTRPRPPHVVVSLPDSDGIPAPDQVLTTPYSGM; encoded by the coding sequence ATGGATGGAAACTATCGCGGAAAATTCGAAATGCATCCGGTTCTGATTGGCCTGTTGGGCATAATCGCTGGCGCCATGATGGTGGCGACTTATCAATGCATAAGTTTTGGTTGTTGCTATTATTACCGGCGAGCACAAAATCAGCAAAATACGAACCAAAGTAGGCAAAATCATCAGCAAGAAAGACCTACTGTCACCAGCAGATCGGCGATTAGACTAATGCCGGTGGTTAAATATAGCAAAGAGTGCAACGAAGAAACGTGCTGTGTGTGTTTGTGCGAGTTCAAGGAAGGTGAGCAAATCAGAGTATTGCCAGAATGCTTCCATTTGTTTCATGTGGTCTGCATTGATATGTGGCTCAGCTCGCATTCCAACTGCCCTCTCTGTCGAGCTGACACGAGGCCGCGGCCGCCGCATGTGGTGGTGTCCCTTCCAGATTCTGACGGTATCCCGGCGCCAGATCAGGTCCTCACGACACCATATTCTGGTAtgtaa